The Jatrophihabitans sp. DNA segment ATCATGATCCGGAAGAACGTGTTGGCGTTCTCGGTGAACTGGTAGGGCGGCGCGATGCTGACCCAACTACCGAAGACGATGAGAGCCATCGCGATACCGAAGTTGGACGGGTTCATGTAGTGCCGCATCCGCCCGTTGATGGGCGCTTGGAACACATGCTTGCCGGCTACGCCGACGAACACGCCGAAGATGACCGGCAGGATCTGGTTGTTCGCGTACAGCAGCATGTTGACGGCAAGGGCGGTGATGTGCGACGGCAGCAGGAACTCGTACAGGCCGCGCAGGCCTCCATCGAGGAACCGGGGCCGTCGCTGGTACGCCCACGCGCTGATCAGCTCCAACGTGATCTCGGCGGTGTAGCCAGTCAGCAGGGCGAAGATCGGCCACATGTAGGGCTGCTCGAAGCCGAGCACGGCGTAGCCGATGATGTTGAACACGGTCATCGACAGGGCGAAGTTGCGCAGTGCGAGATACCGTGGATCCGGTTTCGGCTTCGCGGGCATGGCCACTGCGCTCGGTGGAGCGCTGTCCGCCTGAGGGCGGTGTGCGACGGCGGTCATCGGCTAGCTACCTTCTGAGCGTCGTTGGTGAGCATGAGAGTGTGGACCCCGGGCTCGAGCGAGAGCTTCTGTTGCTGAAGCCCTCCCTCGATGTCACGCCACTGGATGTCAACGGACACCGGACCGCTGTACGAACCAAGCCCGAAGTGGACGTCGAAGCTGCGGAAACCCACGTGGCCGCCGCCGCCATCGAGCTGGGAGATCTGGGTGCCTTGCGGTGTCGTGATCCGGACGGTGGCGCCGTACGCCGGCGTTCCGATCCCCTGGAGGCCCTTGCCGGCATCGGCCGGGGTGGTGGACGGGCGGTAGAGCTTGAGCCCGAGCATGTTGCCGCGGTTCGGCGACATGTTGGCGTAGAACGCCGGCGGTCCCCATTGCCGTGCCACTGCGAAGTCCAGGGTGCCGGTGCCGGTCGTGTCACCGGTGGCGATGGCGCGAGTCGGGATCGGCACCGCGAGGCCCAACTCCTTGCTGATGTTCACATAGGTATTGCTGGAGTTCCTGGCGTAGAAGGCGAGGGCCTCGTTGCCTGAGATGTCATCACCGGGCTGGAAGTTGGGCCACATCGCCGGGTTGCTCAGCAGGTTGTCGTTGGCGGTGGCCGCTTCCTGCAGCCAGTTCCATCGATTGGTGTGGCCCTTGACGAAGCCGGTGGTCTGGATCACTTCCTGCTTGCCGTTGTTGAGGAAGTCTCCCGTTTTGACATCCCAGCACCAGCCGGTCCAGGCCAGTCCGTACTCCTGCGCCTTCTGCGTGAACGGGGCGATGTTCTTGCTCAGCTTCTCCGTCATGTCGGCATTGCTCTTCGCCTCGTTGATGAAGATCAGGTTGCTCTCCTCCAGGCCCCAGGCGACGTTGATGTTGCTCACCAGGAAGTCGAACTTGCCGCGGCCGTCCAGGTCGGCGAAGTCGACGCCCATGCCCTTGAAGGAGCCGTCACCGACAACGAAGGACTTGGGAGTCATCGGCGTGCGAACGCCTTTCGCCTCGGTGAACTTGATATGACCACGGGTCGACCTGTTGTAGAGGAGGTGGCCGTGACCGAAGTCGTTGGCGATGTAGGCCTCAGGCAATCCGTCACCCGTCAGGTCGGCTCCGGAGATGGCGAGCGTCCAGCCGG contains these protein-coding regions:
- a CDS encoding enediyne biosynthesis protein UnbU encodes the protein MTAVAHRPQADSAPPSAVAMPAKPKPDPRYLALRNFALSMTVFNIIGYAVLGFEQPYMWPIFALLTGYTAEITLELISAWAYQRRPRFLDGGLRGLYEFLLPSHITALAVNMLLYANNQILPVIFGVFVGVAGKHVFQAPINGRMRHYMNPSNFGIAMALIVFGSWVSIAPPYQFTENANTFFRIMIPFIIIISGTVLNAMLTRKVPLIVGWLGGYAIQSFVRAGIWDVALFSALSSMTGVAFVLFTNYMITDPGTTPMKARAQFMFGSAVAVVYGVMMELNITYTLFFALVVVCLIRGFGWWGVSLLQRMRSRSAPDAATPHAEVDTRTLEKTDLKASQL
- a CDS encoding CRTAC1 family protein; amino-acid sequence: MKLSKRLRRLIPGALAVVVSATLYVAANNAVAVSGARETATHYKFQELPIALPPGYNDQPMSTIREVNPAFHKIRSWISAVGAGIAINDVTGHGRANGMCIVDTRTNDVIVTYTPTAPAADRFTPFTLDPAPLPYDNTMAPTGCAAGDFTGSGRMGFLVTYWGRTPILFLPKSTAKSPSPSAYVPQELVPSQSLDGRYHGARWNTDAAYIADLDGSGHPSIIIGNYFPDSDVLDPNGLKNVVMPNSLSTGNNAGGSHVLRWHSATSGPNPSAQYIEEEGAIPFQISTGWTLAISGADLTGDGLPEAYIANDFGHGHLLYNRSTRGHIKFTEAKGVRTPMTPKSFVVGDGSFKGMGVDFADLDGRGKFDFLVSNINVAWGLEESNLIFINEAKSNADMTEKLSKNIAPFTQKAQEYGLAWTGWCWDVKTGDFLNNGKQEVIQTTGFVKGHTNRWNWLQEAATANDNLLSNPAMWPNFQPGDDISGNEALAFYARNSSNTYVNISKELGLAVPIPTRAIATGDTTGTGTLDFAVARQWGPPAFYANMSPNRGNMLGLKLYRPSTTPADAGKGLQGIGTPAYGATVRITTPQGTQISQLDGGGGHVGFRSFDVHFGLGSYSGPVSVDIQWRDIEGGLQQQKLSLEPGVHTLMLTNDAQKVASR